Proteins from a genomic interval of Toxoplasma gondii ME49 chromosome Ia, whole genome shotgun sequence:
- a CDS encoding PP-loop domain-containing protein (encoded by transcript TGME49_294380): MQFHRQALPPSLAASSLLPRSSLSVRLLSQIYEDTLGEAYGLETPFSSSSSLSSKPSYRPLLYADYAASGRALKSVEEFLLLRVLPLYGNTHTQESATGKQANQLLEEARHIVKMYFNCSHKDAVIFCGGGASAAVSKFLQILLLSAPHAACAWASSAVCGDTGRSRSREPVFSSSPSSSFLSTFFALFEEDRWGSFVCRACGARLKTAAHARRHMPVHPHFKFLSPVSSSSSSSSSSSSSSSPSSPSSSSSNVPAGVCCSSRSPLAASEVPEGEALRGGEKRRARVHLRIHFFVDPCCHHSSFLPFKELATASGLASASSLQASSDSSVTGCFPEKEQTISTECAEGRYSYRGAAERPQGRQTTETAGTFRETPEPPVDMHFFFSFFDLDMRTATLAPLSVLEKLREEEQVCARLNDACRERDSTSATTAKQNHSDIDGKRRHEDIYVSLPVCIFSAASNVTGLISPTLPSSSPSSSSSPSFASSPSFAFSPFSASSLSDRSKLSMAQLNRIVHHFGGVSCWDFAGAASHIGADVNWAGGGGRLRLPVDGGRVAGGREGVETGRCELQTREHKLCVEIDEQGAGADVVFFSPHKLLGGPGSCGVLLLKKQLLLSDLPAHPGGGSVYLVSGHKAAVYTLDRSEHREEAGSPNLLAIVRAAAAIRVLQQLPMDLVRTREELWTQKLLHRLSSHPRIQIVGALHPRVGIVSLLFRYGNANHPTEPTHAHTPTDCRCLRRNYAFGGGLYLHQNFVVALLNDLFGIQVRGGCLCASPYTSFLLSIDPKLLETIEAMLLETGQDVFRPGVVRVSLHGLMRTEELDKLSAALLWVASNGWKLMPRYEVTPESGQWRVKGWAGRREEAVRTWISEASLLPQGDSEEKGDRTKNSTVFEGTIARCNETIEEMLNFANRVLSSHLSHFHASAAPSFHLLHLPPQNSSMSPPLGEKRFSAATAPLQHAPPGPAPPRGDRGDSRDSGGSRGCEGDSGEASRDSEESREQLTTLGEELLHSSSSPAWKPAASAAETAATLVWFALPADAAYSISLWSRAGGSRETDVREISTSEVSQILDAPHALSPEALPFDRELADLSPRVSASAIRWLPGVSGETRTSNADGKAEKGSDGKIPALQRAEHSCFQLRLFTGANCCSCWSHSDEARLRAVEDGQEAQGDAAEVAHAEKKQESDTVEEGDWLLVSEKTENAQTDGRTVDTPETSAAAAQVDDLRRQVAALREALEREREKSERLREKREYTGKKANSNAKRGGRAALETETHENIHKTADSTQEANACSKTSRSSFSPSSPSCSSSPPSSSPSCSSSPPSSSPSPARSFLPILQIPRTLRRTVGEAIRSFDMIRDGDRLLVGVSGGKDSLTLLHVLRDLRRRAPIHFSLAAATVDPVTPEFCPQPLIKYMEDLGIRYHYLRLPIMALAKERMQRQSICAFCSRLKRGLLYSCMRKHGYNVLVLGQHLDDACESFLMSAFHNGVLNTMKGHYVNADGDLRICRPLITTREKETAEFAARHRLPVIADNCPACFAAPKERHRMKMLLSEQEMEFPHLFQNLLKSLTPLLAISAAENRPQKAAVRRNRIPAEGSSNEARERGEKRERMPDRADEDAAGSVEPLFTTVEDFEEDSVETLLRHAGGREEGGKKMRGRDQSGESGDASELSGEKEQEGGSRAEEEDEAAELVVTACGVGSDGVCRRVKS, translated from the exons ATGCAATTCCACAGGCAGGCCTTGCCGCCCTCGCTggccgcgtcttctctccttcctcgctcttccctgtctgttcgtctcctctcccagATCTACGAGGACACTCTGGGCGAAGCGTATGGACTGGAGACTCccttctcgtcgtcctcgtcgctctcctcgaaACCTTCCTACCGGCCTCTGCTCTACGCAGACTATGCCGCGAGTGGGCGAGCTCTGAAGAGCGTGgaggagtttcttcttcttcgcgtcctccCGCTCTACGgcaacacacacacgcaggaAAGTGCAACGGGGAAGCAAGCCAATCAGCTCCTCGAGGAG GCGCGGCACATTGTGAAGATGTATTTCAACTGCAGCCACAAAGACGCGGTGATTTTCTGTGGAGGCGGAGCGTCTGCGGCGGTGTCCAAGTTCCTGCAAATTCTGTTGCTCTCtgcgccgcatgcagcttgCGCATGGGCTTCCTCGGCTGTCTGTGGAGACACTGGACGTTCGCGGTCTCGGGAACcggttttctcctcttctccttcttcttcctttctctccactttctttgCCCTCTTCGAAGAAGATCGGTGGGGAAGCTTTGTCTGTCGCGCTTGCGGGGCTCGCCTCAAAACCGCTGCACATGCACGCAGACACATGCCTGTTCACCCTCATTTCAAGTTCCTTTCTCcagtttcctcttcttcttcctcttcttcctcttcttcctcttcttcctctccttcctctccttcctcttcttcttctaaTGTGCCTGCGGGTGTTTGCTGTTCGTCTCGGAGTCCTCTTGCTGCTTCGGAGGTTCCTGAGGGAGAAGCACTGCgtggaggggagaagaggcgcgcgcgcgtccACTTGCGCATCCACTTCTTCGTAGATCCCTGCTGTCACcattcttcctttctccccttcaaGGAGTTAGCCACTGCGTCTGGTCTCgcctcagcttcttcgctgcaggCGTCGAGCGACAGTTCGGTGACAGGGTgttttccagaaaaagagcaaACGATTTCTACCGAGTGTGCAGAGGGACGTTATTCGTACCGCGGTGCAGCGGAGAGGCCGCAGGGGCGCCAAAccacggagacagcagggacATTTCGGGAGACACCGGAGCCTCCGGTAGACATgcactttttcttctctttcttcgaccTCGACATGCGTACGGCGAcgctcgcgcctctctccgttttggagaaactgagagaagaagaacaggtCTGCGCACGGTTGaacgatgcatgcagagaacgcgacTCAACGAGCGCGACGACAGCCAAACAGAACCATAGCGACATTGacgggaagaggagacacgaagacatctacgtctctctcccggtctgcatcttctccgccgcctccaaTGTCACTGGCCTCATCAGCCCCactctcccgtcttcttctccttcttcctcttcttctccttctttcgcttcttctccttctttcgctttttcccctttttccgcttcttccttgaGCGATCGCTCGAAGCTTTCGATGGCTCAACTGAATCGGATCGTTCACCACTTTGGCGGTGTGTCTTGTTGGGACTTCGCGGGGGCGGCTTCGCACATCGGCGCGGACGTCAACTGGGCCGGCGGAGGCGGGAGGCTGAGACTTCCGGTGGACGGAGGCCGAGTTGCCGGAGGCCGCGAGGGAGTCGAGACAGGCCGCTGTGAACTCCAGACGAGAGAACACAAGCTTTGCGTGGAAATCGACGAGCAAGGCGCTGGCGCAgatgtcgtcttcttctcgccgcacAAACTCCTTGGCGGACCTGGAAGTTGCG GTGTGCTTCTGttgaagaagcagctgcttctctccgaccTGCCGGCGCACCCTGGAGGCGGCTCCGTGTACCTGGTGTCTGGACACAAGGCGGCTGTTTACACACTCGACCGGAGCGAGCACCGGGAAGAAGCCGGGAGTCCGAACCTGCTGGCAATCGTGCGAGCAGCGGCCGCGATTCGCGTTCTCCAGCAACTCCCGATGGACCTCGTGAGGACTCGCGAGGAACTCTGGACACAGAAGTTGCTTCACAGACTCAGTTCGCACCCCAG AATTCAGATCGTCGGCGCTCTCCACCCTCGTGTCGGAATCGTCTCGCTGCTGTTTCGATACGGCAACGCGAATCACCCCACTGAACCGACTCACGCTCACACACCGACCGACTGTCGCTGCCTGCGGCGAAACTACGCCTTTGGCGGCGGGCTGTATCTACATCAAAACTTCGTCGTGGCGCTGCTGAACGACTTGTTCGGAATCCAAGTCCGCGGTgggtgtctctgcgcctcgccGTACACCTCTTTCCTGCTGTCGATAGACCCCAAGTTGCTGGAGACGATCGAGGCGATGCTCTTGGAGACCGGCCAGGACGTATTTCGGCCAGGCGTCGTCCGCGTGAGTCTACACGGTCTCATGCGCACCGAGGAATTGGACAAGCTCTCTGCAGCGCTTCTCTGGGTCGCCTCGAACGGCTGGAAGCTCATGCCTAG gtACGAGGTGACGCCCGAGTCCGGACAGTGGCGAGTCAAGGGATGGGCCGGCCGCCGCGAGGAGGCTGTGCGTACGTGGATTTCTGAagcctcgcttcttcctcaaggcgacagtgaagagaagggagaccgGACGAAGAACTCAACGGTGTTTGAAGGGACCATTGCGCGGTGCAACGAAACCATTGAGGAGATGTTGAATTTTGCGAATCGAGTCTTGTCTTCTCATCTCTCGCACTTCCACGCCTCCGCGGCGCCTTCCTTTCACCTTCTCCACTTGCCTCCCCAGAACTCGAGCATGTCCCCCCCActcggagaaaagagattCTCAGCAGCGACCGCGCCGCTGCAGCACGCACCGCCCGGCCCTGCTCCtcccagaggagacagaggagactcgCGAGACAGCGGAGGTTCCCGAGGTTGCGAAGGAGACTCTGGAGAagccagcagagacagcgaagagagcagagaacagCTGACGACTCTGGGCGAAGAACTTCTCCACagctcttcgtcgcctgccTGGAAGCCGGCTGCGTccgccgcggagacagcggcgactCTAGTCTGGTTCGCTCTCCCTGCAGATGCAGCCTATTCCATTTCTCTGTGGTCTCGAGCGGGCGGGAGCCGCGAGACTGACGTACGTGAGATCTCCACTTCCGAGGTTTCACAGATCCTCGACGCTCCACACGCTCTGTCTCCCGAGGCCTTGCCTTTCGACCGCGAACTCGCGGACCTCTCGCCCCGAGTCTCCGCCTCGGCGATCCGCTGGCTCCCGGGAGTCTCTGGCGAGACGCGTACGTCGAACGCCGATGGCAAAGCCGAGAAAGGTTCTGACGGCAAGATCCCAGCactgcagagagcagagcacTCCTGCTTCCAGCTGCGTCTCTTCACCGGCGCGAACTGCTGCTCGTGCTGGTCGCATTCAGACGAGGCGCGGCTGAGGGCAGTGGAGGACGGCCAAGAGGCGCAGGGCGACGCTGCAGAggttgcgcatgcagaaaagaaacaggagagcgACACagttgaagaaggcgactgGCTACTTGTGtcggagaaaacggagaacgcGCAGACGGACGGACGGACTGTAGACACTCCTGAGACttccgccgccgccgcacAAGTCGATGACCTCAGGCGGCAGGTTGCGGCTCTCCGAGAGGCGctggaacgcgagagagagaagagcgagagactccgagaaaagcgagaatacacggggaagaaagcgaactcAAACGCGAAACGCGGAGGCCGTGCTGCTCttgaaacagaaacgcacgAAAACATTCACAAGACTGCAGACTCCACACAAGAAGCAAACGCATGTTCCAAAACCTcccgttcttctttttctccttcttcgccttcttgttcatcttctccaccttcttcttcgccttcttgttcatcttctccaccttcgtcttctccttctccggcGAGGAGTTTTCTTCCGATTCTCCAGATTCCGCGGACGCTGCGGCGGACTGTGGGCGAGGCGATTCGGAGCTTCGACATGATTCGCGACGGCGACCGCCTTTTGGTGGGCGTCAGTGGCGGAAAAGATTCGCTCACGCTTCTGCATGTCCTCCGAGACCTCAGGCGACGCGCGCCGAttcacttttctctcgcggcCGCAACTGTCGACCCGGTGACGCCGGAGTTCTGCCCGCAACCGCTGATCAAGTACATGGAGGACTTAG GCATTCGATACCACTACCTTCGATTGCCAATCATGGCCCTCGCTaaggagcgcatgcagcgacagTCCATCTGTGCCTTCTGTTCTCGCCTGAAGCGCGGCCTTCTCTactcctgcatgcgcaaa CACGGATACAATGTCCTTGTTCTCGGGCAACATCTCGACGATGCATGCGAATCGTTCCTCATGAGCGCCTTTCACAATGGAGTGTTGAACACCATGAAG GGCCATTACGTCAACGCAGATGGAGATCTTCGCATTTGTCGTCCTCTCATCACaacgcgcgagaaagaaacagcagaaTTCGCTGCAAGGCATCGCCTGCCTGTCATTGCAGATAACTGCCCTGCGTGCTTCGCCGCGCCGAAGGAA CGACACCGCATGAAGATGCTTTTGAGTGAACAAGAAATGGAGTTCCCTCACCTTTTCCAAAACCTCCTCAAG tcTCTGACGCCGCTGCTTGCGATCTCGGCTGCCGAGAACCGCCCACAAAAGGCTGCAGTAAGGCGGAACCGGATTCCTGCCGAGGGAAGTTCCAAcgaagcgcgagagcgaggcgagaaaagagaacgaatGCCGGATCGAgctgacgaagacgcagccgGGTCCGTGGAACCTCTTTTCACGACCGTTGAAGACTTTGAAGAGGACTCAGTGGAGACTCTGCTTCGCCACGCTGGcggccgagaagaaggcggcaagAAGATGCGGGGGAGAGACCAGTCAGGGGAGTCTGGAGACGCTAGCGAGCTTTCTGGGGAAAAGGAACAAGAAGGCGGAAGccgagcggaagaagaagacgaggctgCGGAGCTTGTGGTGACTGCGTGCGGTGTAGGGAGTGATGGGGTATGCAGGCGTGTGAAATCTTAG
- a CDS encoding myosin light chain MLC4, putative (encoded by transcript TGME49_294390) — protein sequence METSKQKEKTSSQTCSFAFLRRKPLIIRHIDALKVESAFCEISGASRTIQRKEAVANLARYLGLAPSEQEVDTFFHRVNGRCDLAAFGRFCSLLVHDEDKAANFRELFLVYDKEHTGKLKKRVVKMIFCNLGEPLSAAEWRSFEGIFDLADKKDDDLVPYEPIVRKLLDLPQ from the exons ATGGAGACTTCtaagcagaaagaaaaaacgtcgTCGCAGACCTGCagcttcgctttcctcaggCGGAAGCCGTTG ATTATCAGACACATCGACGCGCTGAAGGTGGAGTCGGCTTTCTGTGAAATCAGT GGTGCTTCAAGGACTATTCAGCGCAAAGAAGCAGTCGCGAATTTAGCGAGGTATCTG GGACTTGCTCCATCGGAGCAAGAAGTCGACACGTTTTTCCACCGAGTGAACGGCCGCTGCGACCTCGCGGCGTTCGgtcgtttctgctctctccttgtccACGACGAAGACAAAGCAGCGAACTTCCGGGAGCTGTTTCTCGTGTACGACAAAGAACACACAGGGAAACTCAAGAAGCGAGTCGTGAAAATGATTTTCTGCAACCTTGGCGAGCCTTTGTCTGCCGCCGAGTGGAGAAGTTTCGAAGGAATCTTCGACCTCGCCGATAAAAAGGACGACGATCTGGTGCCGTACGAGCCCATTGTGAGGAA GCTGCTGGACTTGCCACAGTGA